In one Penaeus monodon isolate SGIC_2016 chromosome 20, NSTDA_Pmon_1, whole genome shotgun sequence genomic region, the following are encoded:
- the LOC119585818 gene encoding LOW QUALITY PROTEIN: uncharacterized protein LOC119585818 (The sequence of the model RefSeq protein was modified relative to this genomic sequence to represent the inferred CDS: deleted 1 base in 1 codon), whose product MAPAQRRGQSTPTPKAVRSPVLQRKVLSQLRSSGRSPHSLAKKLEANLVAGTPSSPIIGRRKPLASRVEQQDKENKNVLREKNAVQNPLSSPLREKNNIMHSSTVVKKPNAESQRQAIRKLEGGEVNVDKENVTEAPVRKSTRGKKIQESHLKTLEKKDSKSKEQNKAEGKKIITKRRGRKEMEKDSSPKSATDGTADQISEPDDKNVNSEPSSRRSTRMRATQGKSSEKETASKVNKENKGKTRDPKPTGKTTNSVVEETVHENKKEIVVQTLVKRSSARKAKAVENKASPSTSEESVNKPRSKTVTKGTATAVKKDKIRQNIEESRTQEDKESPVSKRVKGRKPQPGKNVSSPPVNGKKNPSETPSQSKKMKEPLGTSSSIPAVKAAESPNETLISNKPKLPIWNTVRKKIKTPAERKRRSLRIGGDVFEFTFNADEEGATKKSRRKKARRTKREKPKPRTKPTLLTTDPSWQTSILAPKSRRPAGEKSARVSGKESVRDDGNENTGIRENEKARGNESERTNVAVEYDYDDYFDTHDTEDVFEGFEGETASSFVPGPEGSLATMPMVSASTLPTPAISKHMSKYIGGSSTPRVENMVSLTINEPQPPKEVKEDIAVCFGFDDESEVEESGLNLSPVQRTGQNSQLQITNMTDSFTSYCQPPNQSSVMPSRFSWSRLRPGVKSYSSINCSASMIAHGRSTSTMSVSQMSSVSQNSRSVVGKGSNRSKSVVKKPTETSIRRPRRQVNTKRKEDKDQETVANVSLLFEEEEGTERQLTLDEMLLNQVPQKEQLSSSGQENVRQLGNSPEKSFSKPARKSYDRGVLEEIRQKFIQEYRGGDTTTETEDEDTSPEKPKRKKKPQTKRAPKKNKKVAANSSQSTNDSSFSDTFTSGKGKAVKKKKKVNNVFERSMEEWASDLNSHFSEVEDCELVIL is encoded by the exons ATGGCTCCAGCCCAAAGACGAGGGCAGTCAACCCCCACACCAAAGGCAGTAAGGTCTCCTGTTCTTCAGAGGAAGGTTTTATCCCAGCTGAGGTCCAGTGGAAGGTCACCGCATTCTCTTGCCAAAAAGTTAGAGGCAAATCTGGTTGCAGGAACCCCATCATCACCTATTATAGGTCGCAGGAAGCCTCTAGCTTCAAGAGTGGAACagcaagacaaagaaaacaaaaatgtcttaagagaaaaaaatgctgtaCAGAATCCTTTATCATCCcccttgagggagaagaataataTTATGCATAGCAGTACTGTTGTAAAGAAACCAAATGCTGAATCACAAAGACAGGCTATAAGGAAGCTAGAAGGTGGTGAAGTGAATGTAGATAAGGAGAATGTTACTGAAGCTCCAGTAAGGAAGTCCACAAGGGGGAAGAAGATCCAGGAATCCCACTTAAAGACACTGGAGAAAAAAGACAGCAAGAGCAAGGAGCAAAATAAGGCAGAAGGCAAAAAGATAATtacgaaaagaagaggaagaaaagaaatggaaaaggattCTTCACCTAAGTCAGCCACAGATGGAACTGCAGATCAGATCTCAGAGCCAGATGACAAAAATGTAAATTCTGAGCCTTCATCTCGACGTTCCACCAGGATGAGAGCAACGCAAGGAAAATCATCAGAAAAGGAAACTGCTTCCAaagttaataaagaaaataaaggtaaaactAGAGACCCTAAGCCTACTGGAAAAACGACAAACTCTGTGGTTGAGGAAACtgttcatgaaaataaaaaagagattgtTGTTCAAACTCTAGTGAAAAGGTCTAGTGCTAGAAAGGCAAAGGCAGTTGAAAACAAAGCCTCCCCCAGTACCTCGGAAGAAAGTGTCAACAAACCCCGAAGTAAAACAGTAACTAAAGGTACAGCTACAGCAGTTAAAAAGGACAAAATCAGACAGAATATTGAGGAAAGCAGAACACAAGAAGACAAGGAATCTCCAGTGAGTAAAAGAGTAAAGGGAAGAAAGCCTCAACCAGGGAAAAATGTTTCTTCCCCTCcagtaaatggtaaaaaaaacccttcaGAAACACCCTCCCAGTCCAAGAAAATGAAGGAACCTTTGGGAACTTCAAGCAGCATTCCTGCTGTAAAAGCAGCAGAATCTCCAAATGAAACATTAATATCGAACAAACCTAAATTGCCAATCTGGAATACagtgaggaaaaaaattaagacaccagcagagaggaaaagaagatctTTAAGGATTGGAGGAGATGTCTTCGAGTTTACTTTCAATGCCGATGAAGAAGGAGCAACAAAGAAATCCAGAAGAAAGAAGGCAAGGCGCACAAAGcgagaaaaacccaaacccagaACAAAGCCAACACTTCTGACCACTGACCCAAGTTGGCAGACGAGCATTCTAGCACCCAAGTCTCGTCGACCTGCAGGTGAGAAGTCAGCGAGGGTAAGTGGGAAGGAGTCCGTGAGAGACGATGGAAATGAAAATACTGGGattagagagaatgaaaaggcaaGAGGCAATGAATCAGAAAGAACAAATGTTGCAGtagaatatgattatgatgattattttgatACACATGATACTGAAGATGTATTTGAGGGATTTGAAGGAGAAACTGCAAGTTCATTTGTACCTGGTCCAGAGGGCTCTCTCGCAACTATGCCAATGGTATCAGCTAGTACATTACCTACTCCAGCCATATCAAAACACATGTCCAAATATATTGGAGGCTCTTCAACTCCAAGAGTAGAGAACATGGTGTCTTTGACTATTAACGAACCACAGCCACCCAAGGAGGTCAAAGAAGATATtgctgtgtgttttggttttgatgatgaaagtgaggtTGAGGAAAGTGGATTAAATCTCTCTCCGGTTCAGAGAACAGGCCAAAATTCACAACTGCAAATCACAAATATGACAGACAGCTTTACGTCATATTGCCAGCCACCCAATCAGTCTTCTGTCATGCCCTCCCGTTTTTCCTGGAGTCGCCTTCGTCCTGGTGTGAAAAGTTATTCATCCATAAATTGTTCAGCTAGCATGATAGCTCATGGCCGCAGCACATCCACAATGTCTGTTTCACAAATGTCCAGTGTAAGTCAGAACTCAAGATCAGTTGTTGGGAAAGGTTCAAACAGATCCAAGTCTGTTGTGAAAAAGCCTACAGAAACTAGTATCAGGAGACCCAGAAGACAGGTTAACacaaagaggaaagaagacaaagacCAGGAGACGGTTGCAAATGTGTCGCTTCTttttgaagaggaagagggtacaGAGCGCCAGCTAACACTGGATGAGATGTTGCTCAATCAGGTCCCGCAGAAAGAGCAGTTATCGTCCTCTGGCCAAGAAAATGTCAGGCAGCTGGGAAATTCCCCCGAAAAATCATTTTCTAAg CCAGCAAGAAAATCTTACGACAGAGGAGTCTTGGAAGAAATAAGGCAGAAATTCATACAAGAATATAGAGGAGGGGatacaacaacagaa acagagGATGAG GATACCTCTCCTGAGAAGcccaagagaaagaagaagcctCAGACAAAGAGGGCAcccaagaagaacaagaaggtgGCTGCCAACAGTTCGCAGTCAACCAATGACTCCTCGTTCTCAGACACATTCACTTCCGGCAAAGGAAAGgccgtgaagaagaagaagaaagtgaacaaCGTTTTT